From one Coffea eugenioides isolate CCC68of chromosome 11, Ceug_1.0, whole genome shotgun sequence genomic stretch:
- the LOC113753911 gene encoding uncharacterized protein LOC113753911 — translation MSTDWGPVVVAVAMFILLSPGLLFQLPARTRIMEFGNMYTSGISILVHAVLYFCIYTILIVAIGVHIRAG, via the coding sequence ATGAGTACAGATTGGGGACCAGTTGTGGTTGCGGTGGCGATGTTCATCCTCTTGTCGCCTGGGTTGCTCTTCCAGCTGCCTGCAAGAACGAGGATTATGGAGTTTGGGAACATGTACACTAGTGGGATTTCCATTCTGGTTCATGCTGTCCTGTATTTCTGTATATACACCATCTTGATTGTGGCAATTGGTGTTCACATAAGAGCTGGTTGA
- the LOC113754343 gene encoding uncharacterized protein LOC113754343 isoform X1 yields MRSGGEVEEQDEQSRVLYELCAMISHVLQTPPLPISSFPGIVRPAVSCRTFLASPAAFASLFLGISVALMLFGCVTFVFGLCLMPVVIALVMLFHFVGMLYNLSELGRTILWPDCSTTPPVPGDLLGWNLEDVLLRGCFLDSEL; encoded by the exons ATGAGATCAGGAGGTGAAGTGGAAGAGCAAGACGAGCAAAGCAGAGTTCTGTACGAGCTGTGCGCCATGATCTCCCACGTCCTCCAAACCCCACCGCTTCCCATCTCCTCCTTCCCGGGAATCGTGCGCCCCGCCGTCTCCTGCCGCACTTTCCTGGCTTCCCCGGCAGCCTTCGCCTCCCTTTTTCTCGGGATATCTGTGGCTCTGATGCTGTTTGGGTGCGTGACTTTCGTCTTCGGCTTATGCTTGATGCCTGTGGTCATCGCACTGGTTATGCTCTTCCACTTTGTGGGCATGCTTTACAACTTATCTGAACTGGGCCGGACCATCCTCTGGCCGGACTGCTCAACCACACCTCCTGTCCCAG GTGATTTGTTGGGTTGGAACTTGGAAGACGTGCTGCTCCGAGGTTGCTTTTTAGACAGTGAATTATGA
- the LOC113754343 gene encoding uncharacterized protein LOC113754343 isoform X2 — protein MRSGGEVEEQDEQSRVLYELCAMISHVLQTPPLPISSFPGIVRPAVSCRTFLASPAAFASLFLGISVALMLFGCVTFVFGLCLMPVVIALVMLFHFVGMLYNLSELGRTILWPDCSTTPPVPVAVR, from the exons ATGAGATCAGGAGGTGAAGTGGAAGAGCAAGACGAGCAAAGCAGAGTTCTGTACGAGCTGTGCGCCATGATCTCCCACGTCCTCCAAACCCCACCGCTTCCCATCTCCTCCTTCCCGGGAATCGTGCGCCCCGCCGTCTCCTGCCGCACTTTCCTGGCTTCCCCGGCAGCCTTCGCCTCCCTTTTTCTCGGGATATCTGTGGCTCTGATGCTGTTTGGGTGCGTGACTTTCGTCTTCGGCTTATGCTTGATGCCTGTGGTCATCGCACTGGTTATGCTCTTCCACTTTGTGGGCATGCTTTACAACTTATCTGAACTGGGCCGGACCATCCTCTGGCCGGACTGCTCAACCACACCTCCTGTCCCAG TGGCTGTTAGGTGA
- the LOC113752872 gene encoding probable WRKY transcription factor 45: MDHQHHHQGMHFLGSLVQTPALSSISPNNEILASSGYRLNIGDACSSRENGFPGLKAQIKGPTAQVKDIFESRTTTVAAAANEVKSGTGSKRKGDQKKTRKPRFAFQTRSQVDILDDGYRWRKYGQKGVKNNKFPRSYYRCTHPGCNVKKQVQRLSVDEGIVEEVEPEFLEVKAAYTA, translated from the exons ATGGACCACCAACACCATCATCAAGGAATGCATTTTCTGGGTTCACTGGTGCAGACGCCGGCTTTGTCATCTATCTCACCAAATAATGAAATACTAGCATCAAGTGGTTATCGTCTCAACATTGGTGATGCTTGTAGCAGCAGGGAAAATGGATTTCCAGGGCTGAAGGCGCAAATCAAGGGCCCAACGGCACAAGTCAAAGACATATTTGAAAGTAGAACAACTACTGTAGCAGCTGCAGCAAATGAAGTAAAATCCGGTACTGGGAGTAAAAGAAAGGGCGATCAGAAGAAAACTAGGAAGCCCAGATTCGCTTTCCAGACTAGAAGCCAGGTTGATATACTTGACGACGGGTATCGGTGGAGAAAGTATGGTCAAAAGGGAGTTAAGAACAACAAGTTTCCAAG AAGCTATTACCGATGTACGCATCCTGGGTGCAATGTGAAGAAGCAAGTGCAACGACTGTCCGTAGACGAAGGCATTGTG GAAGAAGTGGAACCAGAGTTTCTTGAGGTAAAAGCCGCTTACACGGCTTGA